In Bacillus sp. FJAT-45037, the following are encoded in one genomic region:
- the glgA gene encoding glycogen synthase GlgA, with protein MNVVMVATECTPFFKTGGLADVLGSLPQAIAKLGHKVTVFLPKFHAMPSSVYEQLQRMDTFSVSVTWRNQHCAVLSYQQNDVTYYFIENDYYFDRQPFYGQADDAERFIFFTHAVLEAIERLDLTPDVLHCHDWQTGLIPAYIRARSGEIVPKTIYTIHNLRYQGVFPHSVFDELLHLEKEHQIGLDHNNAINFMKAGIVHADSITTVSPTYAREIQERAFGEGLNSLLWMRRHEVTGIINGLDDHMYNPATDLQLPVTYHHQPERKRENKKLLQERLGLDVHEHTPLLSIVSRLVEEKGLSLVIDTIGDLLQAEDVQLVVLGSGDKHFEDTFASLAHEYAGRVAFYKGFSEELASFIYAASDFFLMPSRFEPCGLSQLIALRYETVPIVRETGGLKDTISSFNEFTEEGNGLSFTNYNKDDFLYTVRRGLWLYRQEDLWNQLQSNIYQCHYNWDTSAKAYEQVYQNVRTKGAWDQPNE; from the coding sequence ATGAATGTTGTCATGGTTGCAACAGAATGCACCCCATTTTTTAAAACAGGAGGGCTTGCAGATGTGCTCGGCTCTCTCCCTCAGGCTATTGCTAAACTCGGACATAAAGTGACGGTCTTCTTACCAAAGTTCCATGCCATGCCTTCTTCTGTTTACGAGCAATTGCAGAGGATGGATACCTTCTCAGTTTCTGTCACATGGCGTAACCAACATTGTGCTGTGCTGTCTTATCAACAAAATGATGTAACCTATTATTTTATTGAAAACGACTACTATTTTGATCGTCAGCCTTTCTACGGTCAAGCTGATGATGCCGAACGATTTATTTTCTTCACTCATGCAGTCCTTGAAGCGATCGAACGATTGGATCTTACACCAGACGTTCTTCACTGTCACGATTGGCAAACAGGTCTCATCCCTGCTTACATCAGAGCTCGTAGTGGTGAGATCGTGCCAAAAACAATTTATACCATTCATAATCTGCGTTATCAAGGGGTGTTTCCACATTCTGTTTTTGACGAGTTGCTTCATCTCGAGAAAGAACATCAGATTGGATTAGATCATAATAATGCTATTAACTTTATGAAAGCGGGCATCGTACACGCGGATTCAATTACAACGGTCAGTCCAACGTATGCCAGAGAGATCCAAGAACGAGCATTTGGAGAAGGGCTCAATTCTTTGCTTTGGATGAGGCGTCATGAAGTAACAGGAATTATTAACGGGTTAGATGACCATATGTACAATCCAGCCACGGACCTCCAGCTCCCTGTTACATATCACCATCAGCCTGAGCGAAAGCGAGAGAACAAAAAACTCTTGCAAGAAAGACTAGGCCTAGATGTTCATGAGCATACTCCACTCCTTTCAATTGTTTCAAGGTTGGTCGAAGAAAAAGGCTTATCCTTAGTCATTGATACCATCGGTGACTTGTTGCAAGCAGAAGATGTCCAACTTGTTGTGCTTGGTTCTGGTGATAAACATTTTGAGGACACGTTTGCTTCACTTGCCCATGAGTACGCTGGGCGTGTCGCTTTTTACAAAGGCTTTAGCGAAGAGCTCGCTAGCTTCATTTATGCGGCATCTGACTTTTTCCTCATGCCTTCACGCTTTGAGCCGTGTGGATTAAGTCAATTGATTGCTCTCCGCTATGAAACCGTACCGATTGTTCGTGAAACAGGCGGTCTAAAAGATACCATTTCTTCTTTTAATGAATTTACAGAAGAAGGAAATGGCTTAAGTTTCACGAATTACAATAAAGACGACTTTTTATATACTGTACGTCGCGGATTATGGTTGTACCGCCAAGAGGATTTATGGAACCAGCTCCAGTCCAACATCTATCAATGCCACTACAACTGGGACACCTCAGCCAAAGCGTACGAGCAAGTCTATCAGAATGTACGAACAAAAGGAGCGTGGGATCAACCCAATGAATAA